The DNA region TTCCTTAGGAAGGCTTCGACTCCGCGAGTTAGAATTGCTAGGCTCGTGGTGAGTCCATCCCTACCGGAAGGTGAGGAATGTTTATTCAAGATAACGGAGAACGGCATAGAGGATGTTCCAAGCGAAGAGAAGGTTAGGCGGTGAGTTCAGTTGCGAATCTCGCAGCTCCTTGTAACAAGGTTTTTTCAATTGACCTTCAATAGGGATTTCGCCGCGGCAGAACGCATCCTCTATAAACTTAAGGAGAACCCTCCTGGATCTATGTGGTTCAAAGGTTACATCACAGCTTTGGAAGGTGTTTTGTTGGCATATAGGGGAAGGAATGACCGTTACGCTTTTATCAACAGGCTAGAGACCGACAAGGAGAACATAGCCAGGCTTCAAAGAGAATTCCAGGACAAAGCTAGAGACCTTCTCTTCTCTGAGTTTGATCGCGGCTTCTTCTCCGCGTGGTTTGATCTGATGGGATTTATAGGTCGAAATGGGCTTCAAAATATGCAGGGAGATAGGGCAGAGAGGGGGCTCTCAGTTCAGGAAACTGATTCGTCAACTACTTAACGCGGTAGAATTGTGATAGTCAGCACCCAGACCATGAACCAGCATATAAAGTAGGGGGCGAGTCCAGCTATTACAATGTCACTTCGCTTCGGTAGGCTGTCAGGCGTTATACCTAGAAGGTATCTCGCCGCAAAATAGGTTGCAGTATAGACCAATATAGCCATGATTGCGGGTATGAAGGCTGTGGATGTTGTGGCTATTCGGGTGAAGCTCATCACGCCGCTTATGACTCCCATTATAATCGCTAAGGAAAACCTGAGCCACCAAAGTCTCTCCACGGGCTTCAATCTATTTAACCTCGGGGTGTGTTGAGTGGTTGAAAGAGTCTCTAACTGCATTTGATATAGTTGTACTTTCCAGGGAGCTAGACAGCGAACTCTCTGGTTATTATATTGACAACATATATCAAGTTAATCCTTCGACATTGGTGTTGAAGCTGAACAAGCCGGGAGACACTACAAAACAGCTTGTTCTCAGGTCGGGTAGATGCGCCTACACCACAAAGTACGAGTTGGAGAAGCCTAAAACCCCCTCTGTCTTCTGTTCAGCCCTCCGTAAATACCTCACTAACAGCAAAATTCAGAATATAGGACAACACGACTTTGAAAGGTTAATCTACATTACAGCCTCTAAGCCCAATCAAACCTACCGGTTGATTGTCGAACTTTTCAGTAAAGGGAACATAATACTCTTAGGGTCTGAAGATGAGATTCTACATGCATTAAGCTATAGAAAGCAGAAGGATAGAGTGATCCTCAGGCGTGAGCGGTTTATATATCCTAACCCCAGCGGCTTAGACCCGCGCAGTTTACAATTGAAGGATCTAGCAAGGATTAGGGAGATTAAGGGGTCGGTCATCAGAGCGCTCACGCGGTTACTTGCAATCGGCGGTCTCTATGCAGAGGAGTTTGTGCTCTCAGCTGGCATTGACAAGAACGCCGAGTGCGATCGCCTTACAGATGCAGAGCTTAACCGTCTCTATGAAGCGATCTCGAAGACGGTGGAGAAGTTAGATCATCCCGAACCCTGCATCGTCTTCAACGAGGCTGGGGAAACATTAGACGTAACACCCTTCCCACTCCAGTTCTATTCAGCTCTCTCCGTGAAACGTTTCACTTCTCTAAACGAAGCATTAGACGAGTATTTTACTCGTCTCGCTTTCGAGGGCGAAGTTAGGAGACGTGTGAGTGACTATGAAGTTAAGATCGCAGAGCAGCAACGTATACTCATGGAACAAACCTCAAAACTAACCGAGTTGAAGGGCGAGGCAGAGATCTGTAGGCGTATAGGTGAGTATATTCACAGTCAATCATATGAGCTCCAAAATCTCATCGACTGGGTAAACCGTCAAAGGCAGACTGGAAAGAGCTGGTCACAGATAGAAGAAGAGGCAAAGAAGGATGAGCACATCTCCTCCGCCCTCATAAGTATAGATCAAGCGAAGAAAAGTTTGAAAGTGAAATCCGAAGCTGGTGATTTTCACCTCGAGTTGGATAAGTCAATCTATGAGAATGCTTCAGCATACTACCAGCGGTCCAAACAGTTGCAGGAAAAGATCAAGTCTGTGGAGGCAGCCATTGGGGAGACCAAGAGGAGAATAGAGGGCATCAGAGCGGAGGTCCCCAAAGAGTTGGAAACTCTTGAGCGCCCCCAGCAGCTTCCTGAGAAGAAGTGGTATGAAAAATACCGCTTCTTCACCTCGTCCGAAGGCTTTTTGGTAGTCTGCGGCAGAGACGCCTCGTCTAACGAGGCACTTATTAGGAGATACGTTGAAGAAGGTGATTTGGTGCTCCATGCTGATTTGCCTGGTTCACCCTTCGCGGTAATCAAGACTGGTGGACGAGCGCCTTCCGAAGTAACTATAGCGGAAGCTGCTCAGTTCACCGTCTCTTACAGTAGAGCTTGGCGTGAAGGTCTAGGCTCAGCCGACGCATACTGGGTTAAAGCGAGCCAAGTGAGCAAGAAAGCTCCTTCAGGAGAGTACCTTTCAAAAGGAGCCTTTATGATCTATGGTCCACGTAACTACCTTCATGGGCTTCCTCTAATGTTGGCCATTGGTGTCAAAGTGGACGGGAAACCTGAAATAGTAAGCGGCCCTCTCACAGCTGTAAGGGCTATCACTCAGAGCTATATTGGAATTATGCCAGGCGACCTCTCAGCAAAAGAGTTGGCCTCGCATATAAGGGCAAAACTGGTCTCAAAGCTTCCTAGGGAGCTGGGCATTAAAGTTGCGAAGCTACCTTTGGAGAGTTTCATCGCATTGATACCATTCGGTAAGGCACAGCTATCCCCAGATTTAGAGTCGAAGAGAAAGATAAAATAGTGGCGCAAATAGAAGTTCCATCATAGTGTATAGGTGAGTTTGGCGATGGCTGCAAATCCGTTTGTAAAAGTTAGGGAGGCTATGAGCTCCCCAGTAGTAACTGCAGGCAAGGATGAGAAGATTGGACAGATAGCTAAGCTAATGGAGAAGCATAACATAGGTTGCGTCGTAATCCTGGACTCGGAAAAGAAGCCTGTAGGCGTAATTACGGATAGGGACATCGTGATTCGTGTATTCGCTAAGGGTACCGCGCCCTCAAAACTGAGGGCGGCAGATATAATGTCCTCACCTATTGCAACAATTTCGTCAGATAAAGGGATAGATGAGGCAGCACGAATTATGAATAAGTTGGGGTTGAGGCGGCTGGTTGTCATGGATGGAGCTAAACTCATAGGCATAATCTCAAGCAGGGACATCCTGAGGGTAACACCAGCTCTAGTAGAGATAATTACTGAAAAGGCTAGGTTGGGCATGAAGGTGACGTCGCCAAAGACGTCAACCACTCTCATTGGTTACTGCGAGATTTGCGGCCAATGGTCGGAGGTGCTTAGGGAAGTTGAGGGGAAGCTCGCTTGTGATGACTGTGCAACGGAATTGGCGAGCATGGAAGAGCACTCAAGCTAAACCATAGGTCACATTCAACTTTTCCATGCATGAATACGCTCAAACTTACCCGTA from Candidatus Bathyarchaeia archaeon includes:
- the rqcH gene encoding ribosome rescue protein RqcH, coding for MKESLTAFDIVVLSRELDSELSGYYIDNIYQVNPSTLVLKLNKPGDTTKQLVLRSGRCAYTTKYELEKPKTPSVFCSALRKYLTNSKIQNIGQHDFERLIYITASKPNQTYRLIVELFSKGNIILLGSEDEILHALSYRKQKDRVILRRERFIYPNPSGLDPRSLQLKDLARIREIKGSVIRALTRLLAIGGLYAEEFVLSAGIDKNAECDRLTDAELNRLYEAISKTVEKLDHPEPCIVFNEAGETLDVTPFPLQFYSALSVKRFTSLNEALDEYFTRLAFEGEVRRRVSDYEVKIAEQQRILMEQTSKLTELKGEAEICRRIGEYIHSQSYELQNLIDWVNRQRQTGKSWSQIEEEAKKDEHISSALISIDQAKKSLKVKSEAGDFHLELDKSIYENASAYYQRSKQLQEKIKSVEAAIGETKRRIEGIRAEVPKELETLERPQQLPEKKWYEKYRFFTSSEGFLVVCGRDASSNEALIRRYVEEGDLVLHADLPGSPFAVIKTGGRAPSEVTIAEAAQFTVSYSRAWREGLGSADAYWVKASQVSKKAPSGEYLSKGAFMIYGPRNYLHGLPLMLAIGVKVDGKPEIVSGPLTAVRAITQSYIGIMPGDLSAKELASHIRAKLVSKLPRELGIKVAKLPLESFIALIPFGKAQLSPDLESKRKIK
- a CDS encoding CBS domain-containing protein, encoding MAANPFVKVREAMSSPVVTAGKDEKIGQIAKLMEKHNIGCVVILDSEKKPVGVITDRDIVIRVFAKGTAPSKLRAADIMSSPIATISSDKGIDEAARIMNKLGLRRLVVMDGAKLIGIISSRDILRVTPALVEIITEKARLGMKVTSPKTSTTLIGYCEICGQWSEVLREVEGKLACDDCATELASMEEHSS